One stretch of Spirochaetota bacterium DNA includes these proteins:
- a CDS encoding Do family serine endopeptidase, with the protein MKLKIKLIPFLRYLLLFIILTLSITTSLFIINSCDKKDSRISSTKESILAQDKNNENQNNPNNLPVETGNDLAISLALQERLRKIVKDSLPAVVHITSIVEQQIPSYPFPFPFFPDYPEGKRDVEVYGSGFIISKDGYILTNNHVISDAKEVKVILMDGSEYKGEVLGRDPSIDVAMLKINPGKKVLPILKFGDSDKIEVGDIIIAIGNPFGLDGTVTQGIISAKGRYNIGINNLENFIQIDAAINPGNSGGPLINLNGEVIGINDAILSNTQQFAGIGLAIPINMVKPIIENLIKNKPIERGYLGISLQPMTNDKLKYYDVKDLSGAIVVYVDKNSPAEKAGIKPGDLIIELNGQKIKDMADLRNKVMMMPAGKEVILKIIRIENDKKQEMNIKVILGKRPSEITQGVLESNWLGVQISSLNDQIKQKYNIYGIDKGVVVIQVKRDSLADRAGIIEGDVIMQINDFEIKNVDDFYSTLEKVKDNKKFRFIIYRRGAMILITITK; encoded by the coding sequence ATGAAGTTAAAGATTAAACTTATTCCTTTTTTGAGATATTTACTGTTATTTATTATATTAACACTATCTATTACTACTTCTCTTTTTATTATAAACTCTTGTGATAAAAAAGATTCAAGGATAAGTTCTACAAAAGAAAGTATACTAGCTCAAGATAAAAATAATGAAAATCAAAATAATCCAAACAATTTACCAGTTGAAACAGGTAATGATCTTGCTATATCACTTGCCTTACAAGAAAGGTTAAGGAAAATAGTTAAAGATAGTTTACCAGCTGTTGTTCATATTACAAGTATAGTTGAACAACAAATTCCATCATATCCCTTTCCATTTCCTTTTTTCCCTGATTATCCTGAAGGTAAGAGGGATGTAGAGGTTTATGGGTCAGGCTTTATAATTTCAAAAGATGGTTATATATTAACTAATAATCATGTTATAAGTGATGCAAAAGAAGTTAAAGTAATATTAATGGATGGAAGTGAGTATAAAGGAGAAGTTCTTGGAAGAGATCCTTCTATTGATGTTGCTATGTTAAAGATAAATCCTGGTAAGAAAGTTCTCCCGATATTAAAATTTGGAGATTCAGATAAAATTGAAGTAGGTGATATAATAATAGCAATAGGCAATCCTTTTGGTCTTGATGGAACTGTAACTCAAGGGATTATTTCGGCAAAAGGAAGATATAATATTGGAATTAATAATCTTGAAAATTTTATTCAAATAGATGCAGCAATAAATCCAGGAAATTCTGGAGGCCCTCTTATTAATTTGAATGGTGAAGTTATAGGAATTAATGATGCAATATTGTCTAATACTCAACAGTTTGCAGGTATAGGACTTGCTATTCCAATAAATATGGTTAAACCAATTATAGAAAATCTTATAAAAAATAAACCTATAGAGAGAGGTTATTTAGGAATTAGCTTGCAACCTATGACAAATGATAAACTTAAATATTATGATGTTAAGGATTTATCTGGTGCAATTGTTGTTTATGTAGACAAAAATTCACCTGCTGAAAAAGCAGGAATAAAACCAGGAGATTTAATAATTGAGTTAAATGGCCAAAAAATAAAAGATATGGCAGATTTAAGAAATAAAGTGATGATGATGCCTGCTGGGAAAGAGGTTATCTTAAAGATTATTAGAATAGAAAATGACAAAAAACAGGAAATGAATATTAAAGTAATACTTGGTAAAAGGCCATCTGAAATAACTCAAGGTGTTTTAGAATCAAATTGGCTTGGGGTTCAAATATCTTCATTAAATGATCAAATTAAACAGAAATATAATATTTATGGTATTGACAAAGGAGTTGTTGTTATTCAGGTGAAAAGGGATTCATTAGCAGATAGAGCAGGTATTATTGAAGGTGATGTAATAATGCAAATAAATGACTTTGAAATAAAAAATGTAGATGATTTTTATTCTACATTAGAAAAAGTTAAAGATAATAAAAAATTTAGATTTATTATTTATAGAAGAGGTGCTATGATTCTTATTACTATAACTAAATAG